Proteins encoded by one window of Rutidosis leptorrhynchoides isolate AG116_Rl617_1_P2 chromosome 7, CSIRO_AGI_Rlap_v1, whole genome shotgun sequence:
- the LOC139860281 gene encoding uncharacterized protein, whose amino-acid sequence MRACGEGEPSALEGEGEADASGLRNLFNDPTDTYGHLRSCSPNLGAGRPRGARGGCRVATHGRIRVGSWNIGTLTGKRIELVDTFLKSNVDIVCVQETIWKGEEVIEINDYKLWYSGSRIARNVVGIFLGKLHKDNVVDVGRFSDRIMSVSLIIKEETFTVISAYAPHAGLGGDLNGHIGAEVEGYEGAHEGFGFGPRNEEGRSILEFAIAHELVVGNSFFKKRDAQLATFHSGGRSTQIDFLLLRKGELRTCRECTVLPALMCSSQHRLLVMDLVTRGRVGRRARAV is encoded by the exons ATCCTACGGATACTTATGGTCACTTGAGGTCATGTTCTCCTAATTTAGGGGCGGGTAGGCCTAGAGGGGCTAGAGGAGGTTGTAGGGTAGCCACCCATGGTAGGATTAGAGTGGGTAGTTGGAATATAGGAACCTTGACTGGTAAGAGGATTGAGCTCGTTGATACCTTTCTTAAGAGTAATGTAGACATAGTGTGTGTTCAAGAGACTATATGGAAGGGTGAAGAGGTGATAGAGATTAACGACTATAAGTTGTGGTACTCGGGTTCTAGGATTGCACGGAACGTGGTAGGTATCTTTTTAGGAAAACTACATAAAGATAACGTTGTGGACGTGGGCAGgtttagcgataggattatgtcggttagttTAATTATTAAGGAGGAGACTTTCACGGTCATTAGTGCATACGCACCTCATGCGGGTTTAG GTGGTGATCTGAATGGACATATTGGAGCGGAGGTAGAAGGTTATGAGGGAGCCCATGAGGGCTTTGGGTTTGGTCCTAGAAATGAAGAGGGGCGCTCAATTCTTGAGTTTGCCATTGCCCACGAGTTGGTGGTAGGAAACTCTTTCTTCAAGAAGAGGGATGCTCAGTTAGCCACATTCCATAGCGGGGGTCGTAGCACCCAGATTGACTTTTTGCTTCTTCGTAAAGGGGAACTTAGGACCTGTAGGGAATGTACGGTCCTTCCAGCTTTGATGTGCTCCTCCCAGCACCGATTGCTGGTCATGGACCTAGTCACTAGGGGAAGAGTTGGCAGGAGGGCTAGGGCAGTATAA